A region of the Roseiflexus sp. RS-1 genome:
CCGACCGCCGCCGCCAGATGCACCACCGCATCACTCTCGTCGATCAGTTCCGCCAGCACCGCTTCATTGGCGATGGTATCGAGCGTATAACTGAAGTTCGGATGTCCTTTGAGGTGGCGAATATTCGCAACCGCGCCGGTGGAGAGATCATCGATGATCGCCACCCGGTCGCCGCGCTCGATCAGGGCATCCGCCAGGTGCGAACCGATGAACCCTGCGCCGCCAGTGATCAGAATGCTGCGCTGTGCCATGTTCCTCACCTGTAGGGGTTAGATGTACGCTTCCCACCCGCAACCTTCCCACATTTGACGTTCATGCTCCCAAGACCCGTGAAGGTAGACGACGTGTGTGCAGCACACGAGAGTCGCCCCGCTGCCGATAGTCCACCGCAGAGCGAGGTTGGCGGCGAAGACCACTCAGTATATCCACCTGCAACGTGCAACCCTGCAACGTGCAACCCACCCTCACCGACGCGCTTCGATCAGGGTCATAATCGCCTGACGCACCCGCGCCAGACGGATATCCATTCCCTCCGGGCGCAGGTAGAGATCTTCACGAATGCCGCCGACATCGGAGCGAATCTGTGAAATCGGATCGCGATCGGCTTCAGCAGCACGCACATACGCCTGCGCCAGCGCCTCGTCGATCGCCGCCAGCGTTTGCTCGACACGCGCAAAATCATTCGCCCGCAGCGACCTTTCGGCGTCGTCAAGATGATGGAGCGCGCGCATCAGGTACATTGCCGCCCACAACCGCTCGTCCTGAGCGCGCAGGTCAATCAGTTCCTGGCGCGTCAGGGCTGCAGCGAGCGGCGCTTCGGTCGATTGCGGTGACGGAGTAGCGCTGACAGTGGACGTTGGCATTGGGGAAGAGACCGGCATGATCGACGCAACCTGGGGCGTCACCAGAGGTTGCCCGGATGCTGCTGGCAACAAGAGGCGTTGAATACTCAACGTCAGCGCAACAGCGACGAGTGCGGTTAGTGCATGTGGCAGCGCGGCGCGCAACAGACGCGCCGCGCCCGACTGATGTGCGCCCGGCGGGGGAGATTCGCCCGACCCGGAACTTATCACAGGTTCAGCCACGAATGACCAGAACTACTTCTCGATCTGCGCTGTCAGCAGAATAGCCTGTGCAATTTCACGCATCGACTTGCGCGTATTCATCGAGAGTTGCTGGATCTTGCGGAAGGCTTCGTGCTCCTTGAGACCCTGCGTATCCATCAAAACGCCTTTGGCGCGTTCGACCAGTTTGCGCGTCTCCAGCGTCTCTTTCAGATCATTGATCTGCTTATCCATCTCGCGAAACTCATTGTAGCGCGCCAGGGCGATTTCGATGGCAGGGAGCAGTTCCCCCTCGTGAAATGGTTTGACGACGTAGTTGACCACGCCAGCTTCGCGCGCCCGATCAACCAGTTCACGATCCGAGTATGCGGTCAACAACAGCACCGGCGCGATCTTCTCTTCGGTCAATACTTTGGCTGCCTGAATGCCGTCGAGTTTTGGCATCCGGATATCCATAATCACCAGATCCGGGCGTAGTTCACGCGCCAGATTGATGACGCTGACACCATCACCTGCTTCACCAACGACCAGATAGCCCAGATCGACCAGCGTCTCTTTCAGGTTCATACGGATGATCGACTCATCATCCGCGATGACCAGGCGTAGTTGCTGGGACATAGGATATCTCCTCTATATCCATAGCCGTTGCACCCCTTTTGATAAGGGTGAACAGCATGTTGATCGCTCACCACAGGATGCTTGTACAGTGTCTGAGTATAACATACTGCCAGAGCGACGGTCAAGAACGGTCAAAGTATCTTGACAATCCGATAAACATAGTGCTACACTTCACATACTTCTACAGTATCCCAATGTGGCGGATCATTGAAGGCGATGTCGTACACATGGGCATGGATGCGCCCGAATATATTCACTGACAATGGCGCATATGAAATGCTGACGCCATGGCGAATCACCCTGCACGGAGGTCTACGTGGATCGGATGGAAGAACCCCCTGACGTTGTCATCCGGCGATTGCCGTTGTATGCACGCAGTCTTCGTTATCTGCTCCAGGAAGGAGTTGAGTCTGTTTCCTCGCAGGAACTCGGGGACCGGATCAATGTCACCGCTGCGCAGATCCGCAAAGATCTCTCGTACTTCGGCGAATTTGGCAAGCAGGGCATTGGTTACAACGTTCGGAAACTTCTCCAGCAGATCGAAGACATTCTTGGTCTGACGCGCGAGTGGCCCGTAGCAGTGGTAGGCATCGGTCACCTTGGCGAAGCGATTGCCCGCTATGAAGGGTTTCGCCAGCAAGGCATCCGTATCGCTGGGCTGTTCGATAGCAACCCCTCGAAGATCGGCACGGTCATTGATGGCATGACGGTTCAGAGTATCGAGGAAGCCGATCGCATTATCAGGGAGCAGGGTATTCGCCTGGCGATCATCGCGGTTCCAGCACGCAGCGCGCAGGAAGTGACCGATCGCCTGGTTATGGCGGGGGTGCGCGCCATCCTGAGTTATGCGCCAACGGTACTTCAAGTGCCGGATGGGGTCTGGGTACGCTACATCGATCCGGTCGCAATTCTCCATAGTATGACCTACTATCTCGCACGCGACATTAACAGTGCGCGGCACAACAGTCCCGAAAGTTAGGTGGGATCGTTGCTCCGGCGCGCCGTCGCCTGGCAGCGCGCGACAACGACAGGCAAACCGGCAATCGCCGCGCCGATGCGGGCGCGGGCGCGGAGTGTTCGTTTCACCGGCGTCCTCAATGCGACGCGGGATAGTGCGCAGGAGCATTGCCTGAACGCAGCACCGGTGAATAGACTCCACGGGTTGCTCTAACCTCCAATCCTGTAACTGCCCTGTAACTACGGTGCGCTACGCTCCCCTCGATTCGCTATGATGCGACATCGCTATGGTGCGGTTTCTGCTCACCAGGTACACCCATCCAGCGTCTGAATCTCTCATCTTTGAACATATGCATGCCGGTAGATCCTTCGCCGGATGCCCTGCGCCTGTGTGCACCGGGTATGCGTCGAGTCTATTCTGCGTGCAGGCGGGCGTTACCTGTCGTTCCCGTTCCTCGAAAGCGCGCGGCGGTAGTGACTGGGATGACGATTCGCCGCAACCCACGATGATGTCCCGGTCGTTTGAACACTGGCACGATGGTGTCTGTCCACTCCGGCAAGACCAGCGCTCCCGCTGGAGCGAACGGTCAGTTACCCGATTCCGGGCACAGGTGTGGATCGAGTTGTAACCGTGCCACTCTTCCCTTCGCGCCGGGATGAGCGATTCTCGAAGGAACTGCGGAATGCACGAGGTCAGGTTCTGTGTTCCGCTTTCCTTGATAGGAGGAAGATGTTTTCGAAGGAGGCCAGTATGAACCATGTTCGTCTGCTTACGGTTCTCATGCTGCTGGCAGCGATAATCCTCGCAGCCTGCGGCGCTCCGGCGGCTACGCCGCCGACGCAACCGCCTGCGCCGACGCAACCGCCTGCGCCGACGCAACCACCTGCGCCGACGCAACCACCTGCGCCAACTCCAGCGCCGACCGAAGCAACGGCAGCGGCACGCCTGACGTGCACTGAACCGGTGAAGGTGGGATTGATTACAGATGTCTCTGGGACTCTTGCCATCTATGGCGCGCATATTCTGCGTTCGTTCATGCTCGGCATGGAGTATATGGCTGGCGCACCAGGCGCAGCAGGCGAGAAGTTCGATTTCAATACTGCCAAAGAGAATACCTTCAAGGTGGATGACTGCGAGATTCAGGTCTTTGTGCGCGACGATGCCAGCAACCCGCAGAATACTGCCACTATCGCACGTGAACTGATCGATGTGAACAAGGTCAACATCCTGGTCGGCACTGTTTCGTCAGGTGCGACGGCAACGCTTCAGGGAATCGCCTTCGAGAACAAGATCCCGCTCATTGTTGCTCCGGCTGCCGCCAATGACATTACCGGCAAGGATTTCAATATCTATACCTTCCGCGTGAGTCGCAACAACTATCAGGATGCAATGAACGTCTGCACGTATCTCACCCAGAAGTACAAGAAATTCGTGCAGATTGCGCCGGATTACGCCTTTGGTCGCGGATCAGCGGCAGCTTTCCGCGATGCGTGCGGCAAACTCGGCGGTGAGTTCGTTGCCGACGATATTTTTGCACCGGCGGATACCACCGACTTTACGCCTTATATGGAGCGGATTCTGAACTCAGGCGCGGAGGCGTACATCGTCACCTGGGCTGGTTCTGGCTTTGTACCGCTCTTCCAGGCTGCGAACGATCTCGGTGTGAACGATAAGATGAGTCTGGCATCCGCTTTCATCGATAATGCCCTGATGCCGGTCTTCTACGGCGGGGCGGTTGGCTCGACCAGCGGCATTGTTTACCACTACACCGCGCCGAAGAATCCGGCGAATGATTTCCTCGTCGCCAATACCAAACCACGCTATGGCGTCAACCCCGACATTTTCGACGCCGACGGCATGAATGCCGCCATCTTGCTGGTCGAAGCTTTACGCAAGACGGGTAGCGATGTCGGCAGCGAAGCGCTCATCAAAGCGATGGAAGGCATGTCGTTTGAAGGACCGAAGGGAACGGTTTACATCCGTCCCGAAGACCATGTGGCCATTCAGGACATGTACATCCTCAAACTGACCAACCTGACCGATCCGGACGCGAAGTTCTATGAGTATGTCGCCACAACTCGCCCGGAGCCGCCCTGTCTGCTGCCCGAAAATCTCAAGGAACGATGCGGCAGCCTTCCCTATGGCAGCCTGAGCGGTCAGTAACCAGGTTGGGACAGGCGCCGGACTGTTCGACACTCCCTGCGAAGGTAAACCGGAGGAGAGCGGAACGCTCGCAGGGGCGGGTTCATATCCCGCCCCTGCACATGTGAGCAGCGCGAGGTCTCGCAGCAGGCGCTACAGGTTGCAGTACAATTCCTTCAGAGATTGGTGAAACGCATCATACGCCGGACTCCGGCATGGATACCGATATTGTTCTCGAAACTCGCAGCCTGACCAAAGCCTTTGGTGCGCTGGTAGCGGTGGATCGTGTGAGTATCAGGGTTCGCAGACGTTCGCTGCATGCCATTATCGGTCCCAACGGCGCGGGGAAAACCACGCTGTTCAACCTGTTGAGCGGCAACCTGGAACCGACCAGCGGACAGGTTCTGTTCAAGGGGCGCGACATCACCCGTCAGCCAGTCCACCGAACCATTCATCTGGGCATCGGTCGTTCTTTCCAGATTACCAACATCTTTCCCAATCTCACCGTTTTCGAGAACATCCGTCTGGCAGCGCAGGCGACGGGCGGCGACAACTTCAAGTTCTGGCGTCCAGCAGCGCATTTCAAAAGGTATGAAGCGCGCGCCTGGGAGGTGATCGAGAAGGTGGGGCTGAAAGAACGCGCATTCGCACCGGCGCGCACCCTGCCGCATGGCGATCAGCGCAAACTGGAACTGGGCATGATCCTGGCGCCTGATCCGGAGGTGCTGCTGCTCGACGAACCGACCGCCGGAATGGCCGCCGAACAGGTGCCCGAACTGATTGCGCTCATCCAGGACATTCAGCGCAGTGGCGAGAAAACCGTCATGCTGGTGGAACACAACATGAACGTGGTGATGAGCGTTTCCGATACCATTACGGTGATGCATCAGGGGCGCGTGCTTGCCGAAGGAACGCCTGCTGAAATCGCGGCGAATGAAGAAGTGCAAACTGCCTATCTGGGTGGACTGTATCAGTTGAGCATGTAACCTGAACTCATGACGCAGATTCTGGAACTTCACGACATTCATACCTTTATCGGGCAATACCATATTTTGCAGGGAGTGAGCTTCACCGTTCCCGTGGGATCAATCACTGCGTTACTCGGGCGTAACGGGGCGGGCAAAACCACCACGCTCAAGACGATAATGGGATTGACGCCACCGCGTATCGGCGAGATTCGTTTTGAAGGTCGCAGAATCAACGGCATGCGCCCCTTCGAGATTGCTTCGCTAGGGATTGGTTTTGTGCCGGAGCATCGCGCTATTTTCCGCGATCTGACCGTCGAGGAGAATTTGAAAATTGCCGAACGCAAAAAAGGCGATTATGTGCGCAAACAGGAGATGATCTTCTCCCTTTTCCCCGATCTCAAGCGCCTGATCCATCTGCGTGGCGCCAATTTGTCGGGCGGGCAGCAGCAAATGCTGGCGATCGCGCGTGCACTGGTCGCCGATAACCGTTTGCTGTTGATCGACGAACCAAGCGAAGGGTTAGCGCCGGTCGTCATCGAAGGACTGATCGGCGCCATTCGCCATCTGGCTGCCGACAGCACTGTTGTCCTGGTCGAACAGAACTTTCTGGTCGCCAGTCAACTGGCGGAGTATTATGTCATCATCGAAGAAGGGCGATCGGTGCAGAGTGGCCGTATGCAGGAGTTGGTGAACGATAAAGCGGCGATTCACCGTTATTTAGGGGCAGCGTAAGAGGCGGCTCATGGAACAGATACCGGCGATCATGCGCAAAAACCTGGTGTTGATCATCACCCTGGCAGTCATGCTCATGCTCTTTGTTGCAGCCGCAAGCGGTATGAGCTGGCAGGATTTCGTCATAACCCTGTTGCGTGGTCTGGCAGTGGGAGCGTTGACATTCCTGGTGGCGTCCGGTTTTTCGCTTATCTTTGGGTTGCTCGACGTGCTCAATCTGGCGCACGGCACACTTTTCATGGTTGGCGCGTACATTGGCTGGACAGTGTATGTACGTCCTGATACATTTGTGGATATTCTGACGCCGCTTGCGCTGATCATCAGTGGATTCACGCTGGGGGACGTATGGAGACTGCTGGCGCGGCGCGTACCGCAGTCGGGCGTGTGGAGGCGGGTGTTGCCGTGGGTGGCGATCATGCCCGGTGTGCTGATCGGCTTTGGGGTCATGCGTGGCTACCCGATTGCGTCCTGGAGTCTTGAGAATTATGCTGAAAGTCCCGTCACGTTTTCATTTCTCGCCAGTCAGGGGCAGCGCGTGATCCCTGCGCCTGCCACCTTTGGTGATGGCTCTCCGCTGATAGCATTCGGCGGGTTGATCCTGGCAAGTATGCTGGTAGCGTTTGGACTGACGCTGCCAGGGCAGAGCCACATCCATACAGCAGCACATGTATCGTGGCGTCATGGTGTGCCCTTTGCCAGTCTTATTGCGGGAGGGCTGGTTGTGTTTATCGTCAATGAGCCGCTCACCGCGTGGTTGTTTGCACTGGATACCAACTGGTTGTTCCTGATCGCAGTGCTGGCGGCAGTGTTGAGCGGTATGGGGCTTGGTGCACTGATGGAGTCGACATTGATCCGACCGCTGTATGTGCGCCCGATCTATCAGTTGATGCTCACTCTGGGGCTGAGCGCAATCGGGATTGAGATAGTGCGCGCGATCTGGGGGCGTCCCGAGTTCACCATGCCCAAACCGGCGCTGTTCGCCGGAAGCGGCGAGGGATGTCCGGCAGAGTCGCTCTGGCTGGCGCTGCAGAATAGTTGTTCGACGATGCTGTTCCAGGGTGGGCGCATTCGCATCTACAATGAGATGTTTATCCCCCTGGTCGGGCTGATTGTGTTGATTGCCGTGTGGCTGTTGCTCAGGCGCACTCGCCTTGGCATGATCATTCGCGCTGGCGTGCAGGATCGTGAGATGGTCGAGGCGCTGGGGATCAATGTGCGACGGGTGTTCACAATGGTGTTTGCGCTGGGCGTGGGGTTGGCGGCGTTGGGGGGTGTGCTGGCGGCGCCGTCGATCGGGCTTTCCAACACGATGGGCGAAAGTTTTCTGCTCAATGCGCTTATTGCGCTGGCTATCGGCGGATTAACCAGTTACCCCGGCGCGGCAATCGGTTCGTTGTTGGTCGGAATGCTTCAGCAGTTCATCATCAAGTACGGTCAGATTGGCATTGCCATCCCGTTGACCGGGATTGTTTTCAAACCTTCGCCGCCGCTGGTGCCCGCATCGACTATTCTGCTCATGGTGATCATTTTGCTCATTTTGCCCAACGGTCTGCTTGGCAGGAAGGAATAAGCGATGACAACGTCCGGTTCTTCCTTCGTGCAACGGTATCGCATTGCACTGCTAACGCTGCTGGCGTTGGTTCTCCTGCCATTTGTTATCGGGCTGTTCGAGGGCGCGTCACCCTTCGAGGTGTGGTCGAACCAGAGCGGTATGTCCAGATTTATTCAGGGATTGGCAATCGAGATCTTCATTCTGGCGCTGTATGCCCTGAGTTATGACCTGATCTTCGGTTTTACAGGCCTGCTGTCGTTTGGGCACAGTATGTTCTTTGCGGTTGGCGCCTACCTGACCGGTATCGCGCTTAAGAGTTTCGGGCTGAACCTGTGGCAAACCTTTGGCGTATTGATGCTGGCAGCTCTCGCGCAGGCGCTGTTGTTCGGCATT
Encoded here:
- a CDS encoding ANTAR domain-containing response regulator, with translation MSQQLRLVIADDESIIRMNLKETLVDLGYLVVGEAGDGVSVINLARELRPDLVIMDIRMPKLDGIQAAKVLTEEKIAPVLLLTAYSDRELVDRAREAGVVNYVVKPFHEGELLPAIEIALARYNEFREMDKQINDLKETLETRKLVERAKGVLMDTQGLKEHEAFRKIQQLSMNTRKSMREIAQAILLTAQIEK
- a CDS encoding redox-sensing transcriptional repressor Rex is translated as MEEPPDVVIRRLPLYARSLRYLLQEGVESVSSQELGDRINVTAAQIRKDLSYFGEFGKQGIGYNVRKLLQQIEDILGLTREWPVAVVGIGHLGEAIARYEGFRQQGIRIAGLFDSNPSKIGTVIDGMTVQSIEEADRIIREQGIRLAIIAVPARSAQEVTDRLVMAGVRAILSYAPTVLQVPDGVWVRYIDPVAILHSMTYYLARDINSARHNSPES
- a CDS encoding substrate-binding domain-containing protein; this translates as MNHVRLLTVLMLLAAIILAACGAPAATPPTQPPAPTQPPAPTQPPAPTQPPAPTPAPTEATAAARLTCTEPVKVGLITDVSGTLAIYGAHILRSFMLGMEYMAGAPGAAGEKFDFNTAKENTFKVDDCEIQVFVRDDASNPQNTATIARELIDVNKVNILVGTVSSGATATLQGIAFENKIPLIVAPAAANDITGKDFNIYTFRVSRNNYQDAMNVCTYLTQKYKKFVQIAPDYAFGRGSAAAFRDACGKLGGEFVADDIFAPADTTDFTPYMERILNSGAEAYIVTWAGSGFVPLFQAANDLGVNDKMSLASAFIDNALMPVFYGGAVGSTSGIVYHYTAPKNPANDFLVANTKPRYGVNPDIFDADGMNAAILLVEALRKTGSDVGSEALIKAMEGMSFEGPKGTVYIRPEDHVAIQDMYILKLTNLTDPDAKFYEYVATTRPEPPCLLPENLKERCGSLPYGSLSGQ
- a CDS encoding ABC transporter ATP-binding protein, which translates into the protein MDTDIVLETRSLTKAFGALVAVDRVSIRVRRRSLHAIIGPNGAGKTTLFNLLSGNLEPTSGQVLFKGRDITRQPVHRTIHLGIGRSFQITNIFPNLTVFENIRLAAQATGGDNFKFWRPAAHFKRYEARAWEVIEKVGLKERAFAPARTLPHGDQRKLELGMILAPDPEVLLLDEPTAGMAAEQVPELIALIQDIQRSGEKTVMLVEHNMNVVMSVSDTITVMHQGRVLAEGTPAEIAANEEVQTAYLGGLYQLSM
- a CDS encoding ABC transporter ATP-binding protein — its product is MTQILELHDIHTFIGQYHILQGVSFTVPVGSITALLGRNGAGKTTTLKTIMGLTPPRIGEIRFEGRRINGMRPFEIASLGIGFVPEHRAIFRDLTVEENLKIAERKKGDYVRKQEMIFSLFPDLKRLIHLRGANLSGGQQQMLAIARALVADNRLLLIDEPSEGLAPVVIEGLIGAIRHLAADSTVVLVEQNFLVASQLAEYYVIIEEGRSVQSGRMQELVNDKAAIHRYLGAA
- a CDS encoding branched-chain amino acid ABC transporter permease, whose product is MEQIPAIMRKNLVLIITLAVMLMLFVAAASGMSWQDFVITLLRGLAVGALTFLVASGFSLIFGLLDVLNLAHGTLFMVGAYIGWTVYVRPDTFVDILTPLALIISGFTLGDVWRLLARRVPQSGVWRRVLPWVAIMPGVLIGFGVMRGYPIASWSLENYAESPVTFSFLASQGQRVIPAPATFGDGSPLIAFGGLILASMLVAFGLTLPGQSHIHTAAHVSWRHGVPFASLIAGGLVVFIVNEPLTAWLFALDTNWLFLIAVLAAVLSGMGLGALMESTLIRPLYVRPIYQLMLTLGLSAIGIEIVRAIWGRPEFTMPKPALFAGSGEGCPAESLWLALQNSCSTMLFQGGRIRIYNEMFIPLVGLIVLIAVWLLLRRTRLGMIIRAGVQDREMVEALGINVRRVFTMVFALGVGLAALGGVLAAPSIGLSNTMGESFLLNALIALAIGGLTSYPGAAIGSLLVGMLQQFIIKYGQIGIAIPLTGIVFKPSPPLVPASTILLMVIILLILPNGLLGRKE